In Puntigrus tetrazona isolate hp1 chromosome 7, ASM1883169v1, whole genome shotgun sequence, the following are encoded in one genomic region:
- the LOC122348661 gene encoding aerolysin-like protein produces the protein MSSPTTVQNVGGTGGCPFSFTGTNNGAGLEKIGVWVGECQVKAVKVWLSDGRSETFGNPDGPYQEYTFKSGECFASLSLWENKAGTHLGAIKFKTNQDGEFYAEMTNGGLKKERPIDIGSGFCLGVEGRADACIDRAGLVFLNAVESVVVTDVSYPTLHQLTPQVVVEEIKTGSYANETSANQQQTIETSKKVTKTSSWSMSRSFTETFSVVVKAGIPEVKEISRGYGFSVGGESTYSHEHADERAETLSTAVDVPPRRKVDVDITIGRVAFDLPYTGTVKITCKNGAVLEYQTKGQYKGVTYTDIKVNTKESDL, from the coding sequence ATGTCCAGCCCAACAACTGTTCAAAACGTTGGTGGCACAGGAGGTTGTCCCTTTTCGTTTACTGGGACGAATAATGGTGCCGGTTTAGAGAAGATCGGGGTGTGGGTGGGAGAATGCCAGGTGAAGGCCGTCAAGGTCTGGCTTTCAGACGGCAGAAGTGAAACCTTTGGCAATCCAGACGGGCCCTATCAAGAGTACACCTTCAAGTCCGGCGAGTGCTTCGCCTCACTGTCCCTGTGGGAGAACAAAGCAGGAACGCATCTCGGAGCCATCAAATTCAAGACCAATCAGGACGGAGAATTTTACGCGGAGATGACAAACGggggtttaaaaaaagaacgtCCCATCGACATCGGCTCTGGGTTTTGCCTGGGAGTCGAAGGAAGAGCTGATGCGTGTATCGACCGCGCCGGGCTCGTGTTTCTCAACGCGGTTGAATCGGTAGTCGTGACCGATGTCAGCTACCCCACTCTCCACCAGCTGACCCCGCAGGTGGTGGTGGAAGAGATCAAAACGGGCTCTTACGCAAACGAAACCTCTGCCAACCAACAGCAAACAATCGAAACCTCGAAGAAAGTGACCAAAACATCTTCGTGGTCCATGAGCAGGAGTTTCACTGAAACGTTTAGCGTGGTAGTGAAGGCGGGGATCCCGGAGGTTAAAGAGATCTCTAGAGGATACGGTTTCAGCGTTGGAGGAGAAAGCACTTACAGCCATGAGCACGCCGACGAGAGAGCCGAAACACTGTCTACCGCTGTAGATGTCCCGCCGAGAAGAAAGGTGGATGTTGACATCACCATCGGCAGAGTCGCGTTCGACCTGCCTTACACCGGCACGGTGAAGATCACTTGCAAGAACGGCGCTGTGTTAGAGTACCAAACCAAGGGCCAATACAAAGGCGTCACTTACACTGACATCAAAGTGAATACTAAAGAATCCGATCTGTAA
- the LOC122348660 gene encoding aerolysin-like protein, which yields MSSPTTVQKVGGGGGAPFTFTGENNGANLEKIGVWLGEWQVKAVKVWLSDGRSETFGNPHGPYQEYTFKSGECFTSLSLWDNGENRRLGAIKFKTNNGGEFFAKMTKYSLPTEYPMDVGSGFCLGVVGGAGADIDRIGFMFLNAVQSVVLTNVSYPTLHQLIPKVSVEEIKSITYKNDTSANQKQTVETSKKVTKKSSWSMSNSFTSTFSVEVKAGIPDIVDVSTGFSVSVGVESSYTQEYTDERTETLTFPLDVLPKKKVDVDITIGRATFDLPYTGTVKITCRNGGVLQYETQGQYKGVTYTDIKVDTKEYNL from the coding sequence ATGTCCAGCCCAACAACTGTGCAGAAAGTCGGTGGTGGAGGTGGCGCtccttttacatttacaggTGAGAATAATGGCGCCAATTTAGAGAAGATCGGGGTGTGGTTGGGAGAATGGCAGGTGAAGGCCGTCAAGGTTTGGCTTTCAGACGGCAGAAGTGAAACCTTTGGCAATCCACACGGGCCCTATCAAGAGTACACCTTCAAGTCTGGCGAGTGTTTCACCTCACTGTCCCTGTGGGACAACGGAGAAAACCGACGCCTTGGAGCCATCAAATTCAAGACCAACAATGGTGGAgaattttttgcaaaaatgaccaaatactCCCTACCAACAGAATACCCCATGGATGTCGGCTCTGGGTTTTGTCTGGGAGTTGTAGGAGGAGCTGGTGCAGATATTGACCGCATTGGGTTCATGTTTCTCAATGCGGTTCAATCGGTAGTCCTCACCAATGTCAGCTACCCCACTCTCCACCAGCTGATACCAAAGGTGTCAGTGGAAGAGATCAAATCCATCACTTACAAGAATGACACCTCCgctaatcaaaaacaaacagtcGAGACTTCAAAGAAAGTGACCAAAAAATCATCATGGTCCATGAGCAACAGCTTTACATCCACATTTAGTGTGGAAGTGAAGGCAGGGATTCCAGACATTGTAGATGTTTCCACAGGATTCAGCGTCAGCGTTGGAGTAGAAAGCAGTTATACTCAGGAGTACACCGATGAGAGAACCGAAACACTGACCTTCCCTCTCGATGTGCTGCCTAAAAAGAAAGTGGATGTTGACATCACCATCGGCAGAGCCACGTTTGACCTGCCTTACACCGGCACGGTGAAGATCACTTGCAGGAACGGCGGTGTGCTACAGTACGAAACCCAGGGCCAATACAAAGGCGTCACTTACACTGATATCAAAGTGGATACTAAAGAATATAATCTGTAA